In Streptomyces sp. NBC_00341, the DNA window CCGCCGGAAGGCGCACCCTCGCGCACCTGCCGGCACTCACCGCTTCGACCGACCCTGGAGTATTTCGAATGGCACTGTGGGACCGCGTCAAGGAATCGGCGTCGACGATGCAGACGCAGCTCAACGCCAAGAAGAACGACCTGAAGAGCGGGGCCTTCCGCGACGCGAGCATGGCCGTGTGCGCCCTCGTGGCCGCGGCCGACGGCTCGATCGACCCCGCGGAGCGGCAGCGGGTGGCCTCCCTGATCGCGGGGAACGAAGTACTGCGGAACTTCCCCGCAGAGGATCTGCAGCGCCGGTTCAACGACTACTGCCAGCAGCTGATCACCGACTTCGACTTCGGGAAGGTCACCCTCCTCCAGACCGTCGGCAAGGTCGGCAAGAAGCCCACCGAGGCCCGCGCGGTCATCCAGATCGGCATCGTCATCGGCGGCGCCGACGGCAACTTCGACGCCACCGAGCGCGCCGTGGTCCGCGAGGCCTGCTTCGCGGCCGGCGTCGCGCCGACCGAGTTCGACCTGTAGTCGACCGGACCCCCGGGGCGTGCCGCTGTTCGCAAGCGGCACGCCCTCCGTCATTCCCCACGCCTTTCCTTGACACCCCGGAGCGGCAGGAGGAGCATCCTCACGTCGTTGACAACGTTGTCGGGAGCGACGCCGTCGTGGAGTGGTCACGGCGTACCCGCTCCCGCCGCGTTGACCGTTCGTCATACACGAAGGGCAGGAACGGTGTCAGACACGCACAACCACCGGACCCACGCCGGGCTCAGAGTCATCAGTTCCGTCGCCGTCGCCGCCATGGCCGCGCTGGGACTGGCCACCACGGCCTCCCCCGCCTCTGCGGCCTCCCCCCACAGCACCGTCAAGAACCCCGTCTCGTACGTCGATCCGCTGATCGGCACGTCGAACGCGGGCAACACCTATCCGGGCGCGGTGCAGCCGTTCGGCATGCTGGCCTGGAGCCCGCAGAACTCGAAGGGCAAGCAGGTCTCGACCCCCGCTCCCGGCGGCTACCAGTACGACGCGACGAAGATCCGCGGCTTCAGCCTCACCCATCTCAACGGGGTCGGCTGCTCGGGCGCCAACGGCGACATCCCGATCATGCCGTACGTGGGTGACGTCGACTCCTCGCCCAGTGCGGACACCACCGACGCGAAGTACGCCAGCGCCTTCTCGCACGCCGACGAGACCGCCACTCCCGGCTACTACCGGGTCGGCCTGGCGAGCGGCGCGTCCGCGGCGCTCACGACGACCGCCCGGACCGGCTCCGGGAAGTTCGGCTTCCCGGCGGACAAGCCCGCGAGCATGCTCTTCAGGACCTCGAACTCGGAGAGCGGCAGCACCGGCGCCACCGTGAAGATCGACAAGGCGGCCCGGACCGTGACGGGTTCCGTCACCGCGGGCAACTTCTGCGGTCCGCAGAGCGCGAACAACCGCAAGGACCTCTACACGCTCTACTTCACCGCCCACTTCGACAAGGCGTTCGCGAAGACCGGCACCTGGACCGACGACACGGTCGAGCCCGGCTCCACCGCGGCGTCCGGCGGTACGGGGTACAGCTCGTCCGGCAACGCCGTGGAGGGCAAGGGCTCCGGCGCGTACGTCACCTTCGCCGACGGGACGACGCAGGCCGGGGCCAAGGTCGCCGTCTCCTACGTCAGCCCGCAGAACGCCGAGGCCAACCTCCGCGCGGAGAACGGCCCCCACGAGAGCTTCGACTCCGTCCGGCACCGGGCGGCCGACGTCTGGAACCGGACGCTGAAGTCGGTCGAGGTGGGCGGCGGCACCGACGCCCAGCGCTCCACCTTCTACACCGCGCTCTACCACTCCATGCTGGAGCCCACCCTCACCAGCGACGTGGACGGCCGCTACCTGGGCGCCGACCGCAAGCCGCACCGGCTCGCCAAGGGACAGAAGGCCCAGTACGGCACCTTCTCCGGCTGGGACCAGTACCGCGCACAGGTACAGCTCATGACGCTGCTCAACCCGAGGGCGGGCAGTGACTACGCGCAGTCCCTCTACAACTACGCCGGCCAGCGCGGCGGCGAGTGGGACCGCTGGCTGCTGGAGAACGGCAAGACGAGTGTGATGTCGGGCGACCCCTCGGATGCGGCACTCGCCGGGATCTACGCCTTCGGCGGCCATGACTTCGACGTCAAGGGCGCACTGAAATCGCTGGTCAAGGCCGCCACGGTGCCCACAGCGAACGACTCGGACAGCTCCGGCTGCAACGTCGAGTGCGTGGGCCAGCGCCCGGCGCTCGACAAGTACCTGGAGCTCGGGTACGTACCGGCGGACAACTGCCACTGCTGGGGCGGCGCGGCCGAGACGCTGGAGGACGCGGCGGCCGACTACGGACTCTCCGAGCTGTCCCGCCGGACCGGCCGGACCGCCGACGCGAAGAGGTTCCTGGACCGCTCGGGGAACTGGACGAACGTCTTCGACGCCAACGCCACCCCGCAGGGCGGCTACATCCGCGACCGGAAGGCCGACGGCACCTGGGCGGGCACCTTCACGCCGGGCACCGGCAGCGGTTTCGTCGAGGGGACCAGCGCGCGCTACACCTGGATGGTGTACTCGGACGTGGCGGGCCTCGCCGGCGCGATGGGCGGTGACGACCAGGCGGTGAAGCGGCTGGACGCCTTCTTCCGCACACCGGACGGGAAGTTCGACTTCTCGGCGAAGGACGACACGCGCTACGACGCGACCAACGAGCCGGACATCAACGCCCCTTACCTGTACGACTACCTGGGCGCCCCGTACAAGACGCAGGAGACGGTCCGCGCGGAGCTGGACCAGCTCTGGACCGACACCCCGGGCGGCATCCCCGGCAACGACGACGCGGGGACGATGTCGTCCTGGTACGTCTTCTCCGCGCTCGGCATGTACCCGCAGAACCCCAGCCGGGCCGATCTGACCCTGACCGCACCGCTGTTCCCGCACGCCGTGGTGCACACCGGGCGCGGAAAGACGATCACGGTCGACGCACCCGCCGCCTCCGCGGACCACACCTACATCCACGGTCTGAAGGTCAACGGCCGCACCTCCACGAAGCCGTGGGTGCCCGCCTCGCTCGTCACGCACGGCGGCAGGCTGGACTACACCCTCGGCTCCACGGCGGACACGTCCTGGGGCGCGGGGAAGGCCGACGCCCCGCCGTCCTTCCCCGGCGGCGGTCTGAAGTACTTCACCGGCGCCACTCCCGAGCAGCTGAAGATCGAGCCGGGCTCCGGCAGCGCGGAGACCACCGTCAAGGTGCGGAGCATAGAGACGGAGGCCACCACGGTCCACTGGACGGCGAAGGCGCCGGCCGGTGTCACGGTGACCCCGGCGGAGGGCGATTTCACCGTCCCGGCACGCGGTTCGGTGAGCGCCGCGCTCAAGGTGTCGGCCGCCGCGGACACGGCAGAGGGCCACTACACGGTCCCGGTGACGCTGAAGTCGTCCACGGGTGAGGAGCTCCCGAAGACCTCGGCCTCCGTGACCGTGGCCGAGAAGAACAGCATGCTGTGGAACCGCAACAGCACGGCCATCTCGACGGACGACGACAACCCGCAGGCCAACTTCGACGGTGAGGGCTGGAGCTACTCGGCCGAGGCGCTCGCCGCGGCGGGCGCGGCGCCGGGCGGAACGGTCTCGTCCGGCGGGTTCGACTTCGGCTGGCCCGAGGTGGCGGCGGGCGACCCGGACAACATCGAGGTGGCCGGCACCGAGCCGCAGGTACTGAACGTTCCCTCCGCCTCCGGTGACACGAAGCTCAGCCTGCTGGGCAGCGCGGCCGAGGGTTCGGCCTCCGGGCAGGCGACGCTGACGTACACCGACGGCACCACGCAGCAGGCGGAGATCGGCTTCAGCGACTGGACGCTGGGCGGCGGGGCGGAAAAGCCGTCGTTCGGCAACACCGTCGCGGTGCACACCGCGTACCGCGACGTCCAGGGCGGCGGCACTGACCCGGTGGGCACCGAGATCTTCGCCACCGCGCCGATCGCGCTCCAGTCGGGCAAGCAGCTCGCGAGCGTGACCCTGCCGTCGGCCACGGAGGGCGGAGTGATCCACGTCTTCGCGGTGGCCACGGCCTGACGCACTCCGACCGGAACGGGCCGTCGCGGCAAGGGAACTCCCTTGCCGCGACGGCCCGTTTGCGGTGATCAGACCAGGTCGAACCGGTCCAGGTTCATGACCTTGTCCCACGCGGCGACGAAGTCCTTCACGAACTTCTCCTTCGCGTCATCGCTCGCGTAGACCTCCGCGACCGCGCGCAGCTCCGAGTTCGAGCCGAAGACGAGGTCGGCGCGGCTGCCGGTCCACCTCACCTTGCCGGAGGCGTCGCGGCCCTCGAAGGTGGTGGCGTCCTGCGACGTCGCCTTCCACGTCGTCCCCAGGTCGAGCAGGTTGACGAAGAAGTCGTTGGTCAGCGCGCCGGGGGTCTCGGTGAGGACACCGAGCGAGGACTGCTGGTGGTTCGCGCCGAGCACCCGAAGCCCGCCGACGAGGA includes these proteins:
- a CDS encoding GH92 family glycosyl hydrolase; its protein translation is MAALGLATTASPASAASPHSTVKNPVSYVDPLIGTSNAGNTYPGAVQPFGMLAWSPQNSKGKQVSTPAPGGYQYDATKIRGFSLTHLNGVGCSGANGDIPIMPYVGDVDSSPSADTTDAKYASAFSHADETATPGYYRVGLASGASAALTTTARTGSGKFGFPADKPASMLFRTSNSESGSTGATVKIDKAARTVTGSVTAGNFCGPQSANNRKDLYTLYFTAHFDKAFAKTGTWTDDTVEPGSTAASGGTGYSSSGNAVEGKGSGAYVTFADGTTQAGAKVAVSYVSPQNAEANLRAENGPHESFDSVRHRAADVWNRTLKSVEVGGGTDAQRSTFYTALYHSMLEPTLTSDVDGRYLGADRKPHRLAKGQKAQYGTFSGWDQYRAQVQLMTLLNPRAGSDYAQSLYNYAGQRGGEWDRWLLENGKTSVMSGDPSDAALAGIYAFGGHDFDVKGALKSLVKAATVPTANDSDSSGCNVECVGQRPALDKYLELGYVPADNCHCWGGAAETLEDAAADYGLSELSRRTGRTADAKRFLDRSGNWTNVFDANATPQGGYIRDRKADGTWAGTFTPGTGSGFVEGTSARYTWMVYSDVAGLAGAMGGDDQAVKRLDAFFRTPDGKFDFSAKDDTRYDATNEPDINAPYLYDYLGAPYKTQETVRAELDQLWTDTPGGIPGNDDAGTMSSWYVFSALGMYPQNPSRADLTLTAPLFPHAVVHTGRGKTITVDAPAASADHTYIHGLKVNGRTSTKPWVPASLVTHGGRLDYTLGSTADTSWGAGKADAPPSFPGGGLKYFTGATPEQLKIEPGSGSAETTVKVRSIETEATTVHWTAKAPAGVTVTPAEGDFTVPARGSVSAALKVSAAADTAEGHYTVPVTLKSSTGEELPKTSASVTVAEKNSMLWNRNSTAISTDDDNPQANFDGEGWSYSAEALAAAGAAPGGTVSSGGFDFGWPEVAAGDPDNIEVAGTEPQVLNVPSASGDTKLSLLGSAAEGSASGQATLTYTDGTTQQAEIGFSDWTLGGGAEKPSFGNTVAVHTAYRDVQGGGTDPVGTEIFATAPIALQSGKQLASVTLPSATEGGVIHVFAVATA
- a CDS encoding tellurite resistance TerB family protein, with the translated sequence MALWDRVKESASTMQTQLNAKKNDLKSGAFRDASMAVCALVAAADGSIDPAERQRVASLIAGNEVLRNFPAEDLQRRFNDYCQQLITDFDFGKVTLLQTVGKVGKKPTEARAVIQIGIVIGGADGNFDATERAVVREACFAAGVAPTEFDL